A genomic region of Marinobacter sp. NP-4(2019) contains the following coding sequences:
- a CDS encoding porin, translating into MTLRQTILAAAVSAAVATPALAVELDKPKAYGYLSAGALKIESNDAEAQAFELEIGLQGKAVIEDGLNLHYALEVDLAPAANDADHRSPGGESELHVKEAKFWLPTKYGIFVAAPRGTSGHWVELYGPINHYEYNEPHAELNPDGIFAQPDRTSGTFAYHTPKFMNTKLVAAAITLYNDNGQDADGRSVRIVYDDGRLGMGIGTTMLMQEQLPPFATDDYLISVASAQYRIGGLSLGAVWERNDDSPYPFAPEGKADFDAYGVSASYVADSGMGIALGYKEKDHDFDAADENVYTLKVEQRITPRVKVWAETGQYDVLPSNYAVGFNLTF; encoded by the coding sequence ATGACGTTACGTCAAACCATTCTGGCGGCTGCGGTTTCCGCAGCAGTCGCGACACCCGCCCTCGCGGTGGAGCTGGACAAACCGAAGGCATATGGTTACCTGAGTGCCGGTGCCCTGAAAATTGAGAGCAACGATGCGGAAGCCCAGGCATTTGAGCTGGAGATTGGATTGCAAGGCAAGGCTGTTATTGAGGATGGACTGAATCTCCATTACGCGCTTGAGGTTGATCTTGCGCCTGCCGCCAATGATGCAGATCACCGAAGCCCTGGCGGTGAGTCGGAACTGCACGTGAAAGAGGCGAAGTTCTGGTTGCCCACTAAATACGGCATATTCGTAGCCGCTCCACGGGGAACCAGTGGTCACTGGGTCGAATTGTACGGCCCAATTAACCATTATGAATATAACGAGCCTCACGCAGAGCTCAATCCGGATGGCATATTCGCCCAGCCGGACCGAACCTCAGGGACGTTTGCCTACCACACACCAAAATTCATGAACACCAAACTGGTCGCTGCAGCCATCACGCTCTACAACGACAATGGTCAGGATGCGGATGGCCGATCAGTACGGATTGTTTACGACGATGGCCGACTGGGAATGGGGATAGGCACCACCATGCTGATGCAGGAACAATTGCCTCCATTTGCCACGGACGATTATCTGATTTCCGTGGCCAGCGCCCAGTATCGGATTGGAGGGCTCAGCCTGGGTGCTGTCTGGGAACGTAATGACGATTCACCGTACCCCTTTGCGCCCGAAGGCAAGGCTGATTTCGATGCGTACGGGGTATCTGCTTCATACGTGGCAGACAGTGGCATGGGAATCGCACTGGGGTACAAGGAGAAGGATCACGATTTCGATGCTGCCGATGAGAACGTATACACCCTGAAGGTGGAGCAGCGGATAACCCCACGGGTGAAAGTCTGGGCCGAAACCGGCCAGTACGACGTCCTGCCAAGCAACTACGCGGTGGGCTTTAACCTGACCTTCTGA
- a CDS encoding arylsulfatase: MYNNNALLRRLGMALGLMAASMAASADNADKPNFLLIVADDLGYSDIGAYGGEIETPSLDALADEGIRMTNFHTAPTCSPTRSMLLSGADSHQAGIGNMAELLTAEQKGKPGYEGYLNDLVATLPEVLRDNGYSTSMAGKWHLGRTEELSPATRGFDHSWVLVQGGASHFDDGRAIIGVDPKAIYLEDGKQVEVPEGFFSSDFYADKVIEYIDAAEDKPFFSFLAFTAPHWPLQAPDSYINKYEGRYDEGYEAIRQQRVGKMKEMGLIGHELAANVPFDELPSWDELTDEQRKIEARKMEVYAAMVDNMDHNIGRVMNHLEKMGELDNTVVLFISDNGADGNSPEVLPRNEEWIASEYDNSYENIGRKDSYIWYGAQWGQVSAAPYPMWKAYPSQGGLQVPAILSLPGESGGEINHEFFHVMDVMPTFLELAGIDQPTSPYNGRKIFDIQGVSMLPGLKGKAEKNRVVGWELLGRAAVRKGDWKIRLLEEPYGPGEWQLFNLAEDPTETTDLAAKKPEKLKEMLVEWDEYIRRNGVIPADPADMRKVGYSFTTCLYGKCVE, translated from the coding sequence ATGTACAACAACAATGCACTGCTTCGTCGGTTGGGTATGGCTCTGGGGCTGATGGCAGCCTCTATGGCGGCTTCCGCCGATAATGCCGACAAACCCAACTTTCTTCTGATTGTGGCCGATGATCTGGGCTACTCGGACATTGGCGCCTACGGCGGGGAAATCGAAACCCCTAGCCTGGATGCGTTGGCGGATGAAGGCATCCGCATGACCAATTTCCACACCGCACCAACCTGTTCACCAACCCGCTCCATGCTGCTGTCAGGTGCTGACAGCCATCAAGCGGGCATTGGCAACATGGCGGAACTGCTTACTGCGGAGCAGAAAGGCAAGCCTGGTTACGAGGGATACCTGAATGATCTTGTTGCCACGCTTCCGGAAGTGCTCCGTGACAACGGTTACAGCACATCCATGGCGGGCAAATGGCACCTTGGCCGGACCGAAGAGCTGAGCCCCGCCACCCGGGGGTTTGACCATTCCTGGGTTCTGGTACAGGGCGGTGCCAGCCACTTTGACGATGGCCGGGCTATTATCGGTGTCGATCCGAAAGCAATCTATCTGGAAGATGGCAAGCAGGTTGAGGTGCCCGAAGGCTTCTTCTCTTCGGACTTCTATGCTGACAAGGTCATCGAATATATCGACGCAGCTGAAGACAAACCGTTCTTTTCCTTTCTTGCCTTTACCGCACCCCACTGGCCGCTACAGGCACCAGACTCCTACATCAACAAGTACGAAGGCCGGTATGACGAGGGCTACGAGGCCATTCGCCAGCAGCGGGTGGGTAAAATGAAAGAAATGGGGCTCATAGGGCATGAGCTTGCGGCCAATGTTCCGTTTGATGAACTGCCCAGCTGGGATGAACTGACGGACGAGCAGCGCAAAATTGAAGCCCGCAAGATGGAAGTCTACGCGGCCATGGTCGACAACATGGACCACAATATCGGTCGTGTGATGAACCATCTGGAGAAAATGGGCGAGCTGGACAACACCGTAGTCCTGTTCATCTCTGATAACGGTGCCGATGGCAACAGTCCAGAAGTGCTGCCGAGGAATGAAGAATGGATCGCGTCTGAATATGACAACAGCTATGAGAACATTGGTCGTAAAGATTCCTATATCTGGTATGGCGCCCAGTGGGGCCAGGTTAGTGCTGCGCCTTACCCCATGTGGAAGGCTTACCCGTCACAGGGTGGCCTGCAGGTTCCTGCCATTCTCAGTCTGCCGGGTGAGTCCGGTGGTGAAATCAACCACGAATTCTTCCATGTGATGGATGTCATGCCCACCTTCCTGGAGCTGGCGGGTATTGATCAACCGACAAGCCCTTACAACGGACGTAAAATTTTCGATATCCAGGGCGTGTCCATGCTCCCGGGGCTGAAGGGGAAAGCCGAGAAAAACCGCGTTGTTGGTTGGGAGTTGTTGGGACGTGCCGCCGTGCGCAAGGGTGACTGGAAAATCCGTTTGCTGGAAGAGCCCTACGGTCCCGGTGAGTGGCAATTATTCAACCTGGCCGAAGACCCCACTGAAACCACCGATCTGGCAGCCAAAAAGCCGGAAAAGCTCAAGGAAATGCTTGTGGAGTGGGATGAATACATTCGTCGCAACGGCGTGATTCCCGCCGATCCTGCGGACATGAGGAAAGTGGGTTACAGCTTCACTACCTGCCTGTACGGCAAGTGTGTTGAATAA
- a CDS encoding helix-turn-helix domain-containing protein — MKRDDVPFSHNIGVQSSDFEEARCFINSRIDDREVSPLSASGNAENLLTWQPLGGTTLFGAKWSEKVHIQSDAQSTFHAVMVLSGNIHCNTLNQEVTPNSLLLIAPGKLADLVWEKSTKAIVISLSGQTLIDHLGVPGLEFLRDTTTLVPDNHQDAQLLKNGIECLSQQHQICRGNINISLQKQWESLLVTQLSDQLHRSGTENTTILPGRIRLATEWILTHIREPMSVCDLLRITGASRRSLESGFRTYLNTTPAKFILCHKLKGVRELLQSDPDISIGDAAFSYGFNHLSHFTHQYQEAFGELPSETLRQCRNTHFVRPKKARLRTV; from the coding sequence ATGAAAAGAGACGACGTTCCTTTTTCCCACAACATCGGCGTTCAATCTTCCGATTTCGAGGAAGCCCGTTGCTTTATCAACTCCCGCATTGATGACCGGGAGGTGTCACCGCTTTCAGCCAGTGGAAATGCAGAAAACCTGTTGACCTGGCAGCCGCTTGGCGGCACTACTCTCTTTGGTGCGAAATGGTCCGAGAAAGTCCATATCCAGTCGGATGCGCAGTCAACCTTCCATGCGGTAATGGTGTTGTCCGGCAACATTCACTGCAACACCCTGAACCAGGAAGTTACCCCCAACAGCCTGCTGCTGATAGCGCCGGGCAAGCTGGCTGATCTGGTCTGGGAAAAATCCACCAAAGCAATAGTCATAAGCCTCTCCGGACAGACGTTGATTGACCACCTGGGCGTTCCAGGCCTGGAGTTCCTGCGTGACACCACAACCCTTGTGCCCGACAACCATCAGGACGCCCAGTTGCTGAAAAATGGCATCGAATGCCTCTCGCAGCAACATCAGATTTGCCGGGGAAACATTAACATTTCACTTCAAAAACAATGGGAAAGCCTTTTAGTTACGCAACTCTCGGACCAGCTCCACCGATCCGGGACGGAGAACACTACCATTCTGCCGGGTCGTATCCGGCTTGCCACCGAATGGATACTGACTCATATCAGAGAACCCATGTCAGTGTGTGACCTGCTTCGCATTACCGGTGCCAGCAGACGTTCGCTGGAATCCGGATTCCGCACCTACCTGAACACCACCCCAGCAAAGTTCATTCTTTGCCATAAACTCAAGGGCGTACGGGAATTGCTCCAGTCAGATCCGGACATCAGCATCGGCGATGCTGCCTTCTCCTACGGCTTTAATCATCTTAGCCATTTTACGCACCAGTATCAGGAAGCCTTCGGCGAGCTGCCGTCAGAAACCTTGCGGCAATGCCGCAATACGCATTTCGTGCGTCCCAAAAAGGCCCGGCTCCGGACGGTATAA